A segment of the Triticum urartu cultivar G1812 chromosome 1, Tu2.1, whole genome shotgun sequence genome:
CGATCATCAGCGTGAACCCCAATGGACTGGAACTTACTACATGAGATGCAGGAATCCTGTCGAAGCTCCTACCTCTTTTGGAAGATATCGATCAGTTACACCTCCACACCATGGTATAAGTGCGTATGGACAAGAAACATCTTCACCACCCAAGGGAACATACCTATCAGCTCCTATTGAATTAGGTTCACACCACAACCTGACAGCATATGAATTACGAGCAACTTCACCAATCGGTGCATCAGCTACTGTTGAAAGAATACGCTCCCTTATATCTGTGCATGGTCACCAAGCACATTCACTGAGGAAGACATGTCAATCGGCTACAATGGGAAAACGTCCACACCTGGGAATATCATTATATGGAGGTGAATCTCATACCAGCAGGGTATCTCCATCCGCAGCTGCTGATCTACCGACACCTCGTGGTATGTCTGAATATGAACTGCAAGCATCTCAATCATTGAGGATGCATCCACCAGCCACTGTGGAAAACCTTCTGCACTGTCGTGTGTCTGCGTGTGGCCCAGAAGCACCTTCACATGTGCTTGTGCGTCCATTAACTAGTAAATCACCAGCAATCACTGCACAGGTTTGTATAGTTTGTGTTGTAGAGTTTCTAAGCTTACCTACATGTTTTGTTTTTCTTCACAACAATAATTAGTATATGCTTGTGATGGTGGATTATTTGACAATTGACAGGTTACTGAAAAGATGCAAGTTCCAATTATCTATGCTGAAGCCGTGATTGGCCCGACTGGTGCAAGAATTGATTACATTCGCCGCGCTAGCAGATCGAGCATCTTGATAAACGATTTGGAGGAGGATGCAATGTCTATTGAAATCAATGGAAGTTCTGCAACAGATGTTCAGACTGCAGAACAACTGATAAAGGTAACAGTGACTTCTCTATGAAATTGTACTTCTGTTAAGTAACAGCTTTATCTTTTAGGTAGGACTTCATCTTGTTATGGCAGGGAAATACTTGTGGTTGACTCCATGGTTGTGTATGTAAAGCATAAGGTGCTGCTTCCAATCCTTTGTTTGCTGAAAAACTGAAAATTACTTCTCTTAATTGGATGCCTGTGTTTGGTCTACTGTCTAGGGCTCAGCCCGTCCTCTTTATCACAGCCTATCTGAGAATAGAATC
Coding sequences within it:
- the LOC125552762 gene encoding flowering locus K homology domain-like isoform X2, translating into MTEMQRNSTERWVTQMVRKSQKEALGTVTGQGSTDDVGPGDDTTCSAGENRYPDWPGTTVFRMLISATKLGPIIGYKGERVRRLCEETKACIRIIGGHLAGAERAVIIFAKEQPDELIPPAMDALLRVYQHIIYDDGLNMGSDSTVVARILIPSEQAVSLIGEQGLMIYSIEEASKTNIYVLDCDLPPVALEKDRIVEIWGQPARVRKALELVASHLRKYLVDRSVIPLFDPHVPLSMLHVEMPQCHYSDHPEGMPPLYYSDHPEGCLEAVSPLCHSDDHQREPQWTGTYYMRCRNPVEAPTSFGRYRSVTPPHHGISAYGQETSSPPKGTYLSAPIELGSHHNLTAYELRATSPIGASATVERIRSLISVHGHQAHSLRKTCQSATMGKRPHLGISLYGGESHTSRVSPSAAADLPTPRGMSEYELQASQSLRMHPPATVENLLHCRVSACGPEAPSHVLVRPLTSKSPAITAQVTEKMQVPIIYAEAVIGPTGARIDYIRRASRSSILINDLEEDAMSIEINGSSATDVQTAEQLIKVGLHLVMAGKYLWLTPWLCM